In the genome of Gemmatimonadota bacterium, one region contains:
- the secE gene encoding preprotein translocase subunit SecE encodes MYERTVDFLREVRTELSKVSWPSRNELIGSTTVVIIITLILAAFTGVIDFILSIILSRLLGA; translated from the coding sequence ATGTACGAACGAACGGTAGACTTTCTGAGGGAAGTGAGGACGGAGCTCTCCAAGGTGAGCTGGCCGAGCCGGAACGAGCTGATCGGTTCGACGACCGTGGTCATCATCATCACGCTCATCCTGGCCGCCTTCACCGGCGTGATCGACTTCATCCTGTCCATCATTCTGAGCCGTCTGCTCGGGGCCTGA